The Bifidobacterium sp. WK012_4_13 genome contains the following window.
TGTCGTCTCGCCGAGCGACAGTCGTTTTCCCATAGATCCAGCGAACGATGATGCGAAACTCGGCATATCGACGGAGTGGTCGAGATATAAGCTCTTGTTCATTCTCCGTTAACCTATTTCGCTTCCCGAACTTCGATTCACCCAATACGCTTGGAATTGGCTTGAAATTCCATGTGCCATGTTCAGGTCGGATGGGGTCCTTCAAAGGTCGCCCCAGTTTGTTGAGGAAGGCACTCAGGCGGGTAACCGTCAAGGATGATAGAGGAAAGAATATATGCGTAACAATGCGTTGATCCGTTCCGTCGCTGCACTTTCTGGTTTTGCCATGTTGGCGGCCCTTGCAGCTTGCGGTGACAACACAAGTGCAACTTCGTCAAGTTCAGCTTCAACTTCTGCCGCTGCTTCGATCTCAGGGGAATTCGCGGGAGCAGGCGCCTCTTCACAGCAGAGCGCTGTCGAGGCTTGGATTGCAGGCTTTGCCGACAAGCAGCCTGATGCAAAGATTTCATATGATCCATCCGGTTCGGGCGCAGGCGTGAGCACCTTCCTGACTGGTTCAACGGTATGGGCCGGTTCCGATGCAGCAATGACATCGGATCAGGTTTCTCAGTCAAAGTCGGTTTGCGCAACAGGCACCGCCTTTGACGTTCCTGTGTACATCTCCCCAATCGCAATCGTCTACAACCTCAAGTCCGCCGGACTTAACGGCACCAGCAAGCACTTGAAGCTTGATGGCGAGACCATTGCGAAGATCTTCGATGGCAAGATCACCAAGTGGAACGACTCCGCAATCGCGAAGATGAATCCGAATGTCACGCTCCCTGACCTGGCGATCACCGTCGTCCACCGTTCCGACAAGTCCGGAACGACCAAGAACTTCGTCAGCTACATCAAGGACACCGCCAGCTCGGCATGGTCCTATGAGGTCGGCGAGAACTGGCCTAACAACGTCGGACAGGGTGCCAAGGGCACTTCCGGTGTGATCACCACAGTCAACCAGGCTGAGGGAACGATCGGCTATGCCGACGCTTCGCAGGCAGGTTCGCTGGGCACTGCCGCCGTCAAGGTCGGCGACGAATACGTGCCTTACTCAGCCGATGCGGCTGCCAAGGTAGTCGATGCATCTCCTAAGGACGACACCGCGACTCAGGCAAACCGAGTCGTCATCAAGATCGATCACAACACGACCGAATCAGGCGCATATCCAGTTGTTCTCGTTTCCTATGACATTGCATGCCCTGCATACAAGGACACCAAGAACGCTGAATTCGTCAAGCAATGGCTCACCTACGTCGTCAGCAAGGATGGTCAGAAGACCGCAGCTGACAGTGCAGGCAGTGCCCCGATGTCGGCCTCCCTGCGCGCCGAAGTCATGAAGTCCGTAAACGCAATCAAGACCAAGTGAGCGATCTTCACAGGTCATCTGATTGATTCGCGAATGCTGATATGGCAAGCGACATGTTGATTATGCAATCCGTTTCGCGGATGGTCTCGGCCATCGGTGGGACGGATTGCTTGCCGAAAAGGCAGATTGTCCGGCCGCATTCCTTGATGCATCCCGGTAAGGTATACAGTGAGACTCAATGCGTGAATCGCATACGATGAAGGAGAAGCCTTGAGTTCGCAGACAACGGTGACACGGAACACAACATCGGGCAAGTCCGGCGATAAAGTGTTCAAAGGTTTGGCTTATGGAGCCGGAATCATGATTCTGGTGGCTTTGGCTGCCGTGACCTTATTTCTTATAGTTCGAGCGATGCCTCTGCTGACCGGCGACCAAAAGGCCAATGAGGAAACCATCGTTTCATTCACAGGTGGGCAGGCGCATAACTTCCTGCAATATGTCGGACCTTTGGTATTCGGCACCATTCTCATCTCAGCGTTGGCGCTGCTGCTTGCATTCCCAATCTCGGTAGGCATCGCGCTTTTCATTTCGCACTATGCACCGCGTAGGCTTTCAACCGCGCTGAGCTATGTGGTCGATCTTCTTGCAGCCATCCCTTCCGTGATCTACGGTCTGTGGGGTGGCATCGTGCTGGTGCCTCACATAACCGGATTCTGGCAGTGGGTCGCCAAATATCTTGGCTGGATACCCTTGTTCAAGGGCCCTGCAGCGGATCCATCACGCACCGTGGCGACGGTTTCCGTCGTGCTGGCGGTAATGATCCTTCCCATCATCACATCCGTTTCCCGCGACATCTTCCTGCAGGCTCCGCGCCTTCAGCAGGAGGCGGCGCTGGCCATGGGTGCGACGAAATGGGAGATGATCAAGCTTGCCGTGCTTCCATTCGGGCGTTCGGGAATTATCTCAGCTTCGATGCTGGGACTTGGCCGTGCCCTTGGCGAGACGATGGCGGTGCTGATGATTCTTTCGCCCGGCATGTCATATTCCTTCAAGCTGTTGCAGGCATCGCAGAACCAAAGCATTGCAGCCAACATTGCGTCGCAGTTCCCTGAAGCGAACGATCTTGGTGTCTCGACCCTGATAGCGACCGGCCTGGTCCTGTTCCTGATCACCTTCCTTGTGAACTTCATAGCTCGTAAGATAACCGAGAAAGCGAGAGTATGATGTCCCAGTCACATACTTCCATCGACTTTGACAAGTTCAAGCCCACGCGATCCTATCTTGCTGCGCGCAAGCGCAAGGATTGGATGATGAGAGTCCTCATCCTGCTTGCCTTCGTCGTTGCGCTCATTCCGCTCATCTCGGTCCTGTGGACCACCATTTCCTCTGGCATCACCAGGTTGAACCTGAACTTTCTCAGCTACAACATGTCTGGTGTGGTCGGTGGCAACGCCACGCCAAGCGGTGGCTACGGCGGCATCGTCCATGCCATAATCGGCACGCTTCTGGTCACCTTGGGTTCGATGGTCATTTCGATTCCGCTGGGCCTGATGTGCGCTGTGTATCTGGTCGAGTATTCGCATAACGGCGGCCTTGCCAGAGCGATCGGACTGCTTGTCGACGTCATGAGCGGCATTCCTTCGATCGTTGCCGGACTCTTCGCATATTCGCTGTTCAATACGCTCGTTGGACCTGGCACGGTGAATGGCTTTGTCGGTTCCGTGGCTCTTTCGCTGCTGATGATTCCAACGGTTGTCAAGACGTCGGAGGAGATGCTGAAGATCGTTCCCAATGATCTTCGCGAGGCCGCCTATGCTCTCGGAGTGACCAAGCAGCGCACGATCACGAAGATTGTTCTGAGGACTGCGCTGCCTGGAATAGTTTCAGGCGTCATACTTGCCATTGCGCGTGTCATCGGCGAAACCGCACCGTTGCTGATCGCAGCCGGTTTCATATCGACAACGAACCTGAACCTGTTCAGCGGCCGCATGACCACCCTGCCAGTGTACGTGTATCAGGAATATTCGCAGGGTCTGGCCACATGCTCGGCGACTGCCTTGCAGGCGACACCCCCTTGCCTGCCAGAGATTCGCATGGAACGTGCCTGGGCTGCCGCACTGGTGCTCATCATCATCGTGCTGCTGCTGAATCTTGTCGGGCGACTCGTCGCCAGGCTGTTCGCCGTAAAGACTGAAAACTGAATCTTAGGACTGTGACATCACGAATTCATGCAAGAATCGTGAAGCAAAGGAACAAATATGGGACAACGCATAGATGTCAATCATCTGAACGTCTACTACGGGAAGTTTCTCGCAGTTGAAGATGTGAACATGGCCATCGAACCGAACAAGGTCACCGCCTTCATCGGTCCCTCAGGCTGTGGAAAGTCAACGGTTCTACGCACCTTGGACCGCATGCACGAGATCATTCCCGGCGCATACGTCAAGGGGGAGGTGCTGCTGGAGGGGCAGAATCTGTATGCGCAGGACATAGATCCAGTCTCGGTGCGCAGAGACATTGGCATGGTGTTCCAGCGGCCGAACCCATTCCCGACCATGTCCATACGGGACAATGTGCTGGCGGGCGTGAGGCTCAACAACCGTCGCCTCAAGCAGTCAGATGCGGATGACCTTGTGGAATGGGCCTTAAGAGGCGCGAACCTTTGGGAGGAAGTCAAGGACCGTCTGGGCAATCCAGGAATCGGACTTTCCGGTGGTCAGCAGCAGCGTCTCTGCATTGCCCGTGCAGTTGCCGTGCATCCTCAGGTCCTGCTTATGGATGAGCCATGCTCGGCTCTGGACCCCATCTCGACTCTTGCGGTCGAGGATCTGATCAATGAGCTCAAGAAGGACTACACCATCGTCATCGTGACGCACAACATGCAGCAGGCCGCCCGTGTCTCCGACTACACGGCCTTCTTCAATCTTCGCGCTGTGGGCGAGCCCGGTCACCTGGTCGAGATGAACGATACGACCAAGATATTCTCCAACCCTGAGGAGAAGGACACCGAACGCTACATCTCCGGTCGTTTCGGATGATCCCTTGCGCTGCATGAGCGCATTCAATAGCGGAGATCCACGCCTTTGGCGTGGATCTCCGTTTTCTCATGGGCAGCACAGGCCCCGGATTGCATCCCGTCACAGCATTTCACTCTGCTTAGCGACCAGGTTGAGGCGATGCTTCAATCACAGCCGCATCGATTCGCGTACCAGAGTCATAATCAATGCGGTTCCTGCTCCCACAGGGGCTATTGTTGCCGAGATTCCGAGTTTTGCGGCAATTGCGAAGTATAAGGGCAAGAAATTGTTGAAATCAGGACGTAGAAAAGCCAAAAAACCATGTTTATACTTCTTAATTGCCGCAAAACTCGGAATCTCGATCTTCGGGGCCTGAAATTCATGCAAAATCAGCCTATTTGTAAATTCCTCTTTACATTTTTCCGAGCTCAACGATGTGACATGTGAGTTACCGCACATTCGCATCGTTCTGGCAACAATTGCAGACCATTGCCAGTGATATGCTCTCTTTGTCCAACACATCTATAACTAGGGAGAAGAGAGTATGGACAAGTTCTTCAAATTGAAGGAGAACGGGACTAGCGTCTCAACGGAAGTGGTTGCTGGTATCACAACCTTCTTCGCAATGGCATACATCATCGCTGTGAATCCAGAGGTTCTTTCCAAGACAGGGATGCCGTGGGGGGCTGTATTCCTTGCAACCATCATCGCATCCATCATCGGTACGCTCGTCATGGGCCTGGTCGCCAACGTACCATACGCTCTGGCTCCTGGTATGGGTCTCAACGCATTCTTCACCTTCACCGTGGTGAAGGGGCTTGGCTTTACGTGGCAGGAGACCTTGAGCATGGTCTTCATCTGCGGTCTTATCAACATCATCATCACCGCGACCAAGATTCGAAAGCTCATCATCAAGTCGATTCCACCGATGCTTCAGCACGCCATAGGCGGCGGCATCGGCATATTCATCGCCTATGTGGGTCTGCTCAACGTCGGCATCATCAAGTTCAGCCCAGACAAGACCGCCCCGGCTCTTGCAAATCCGGCGCTGACAGTATTCAACACGAGCACGACGGTACTGTTCCTCATCGGACTGCTGCTTGCCATCTTCTTCTTGGTATTCAAGTTCAAGGGCCGTCTTTCGTTCATCAACAAGGGTGGCTTCGTCATCGCCATCGCGCTGACATCCATCATCGGCATTCCCATGGGCGTCACCACCATGAGCGCAGCGACCAACTTGGGCCAGTCATTCTCTGAGCTTCCACAGACATTCCTGGCCATCTTCACCCATGCAGGATTCGGTTCGCTCTTCTCTGATCCTGCAAAGCTTCCGATCGTCATCATCACGATCTTCGCATTCTCGCTGTCTGACACCTTCGACACCATCGGCACCTTCGTCGGCACCGGTCGCCGTTCAGGCATCTTCTCACAGGCAGACGAGGAAGCCCTCGAAAACGGCTCCGGCTTCAGCTCGAAGATGGACAAGGCACTCTTCGCCGATGCCACGGCGACTTCGGTCGGCGCGCTGATCGGCACCTCGAACACCACCACCTACGTTGAATCCGCTGCAGGCATCGCAGCCGGTGGCCGCACAGGTCTTACCTCTGTCGTGGTCTCCATCTGCTTCGCATTGAGTGCGTTCCTCGCACCAGTCGTCTCCGCCATTCCATCCGCGGCAACGGCTCCAGTGCTTGTCCTCGTAGGCTGCATGATGATGAGCTCCTTCCGCGAGATCAAGTGGGACGACATCACCGAAGCGATTCCCGCCTTCTTCACGTCGGTGTTCATGGCTTTTGCCTATTCGATTTCCTATGGCATCGCAGCAGGATTCCTCGTCTACTGCCTGACCATGACCTTCAAGCGCAAGGCGAAGGAAGTCAACATCGTCATCTGGATCGTGGCTTTGCTCTTCGTGCTTGACTTTGTGCTTCAGGCAGTGCTCTGACGCATGGGATTCGGCAGCAAGCAAGCAGTCAGGAGCCATTCCTGACTCCATGGTCGGCACGCGCCCTATAAGGTGCACCGACGCTGTAAGTATCGAGCCCTCACATCTGAAATGCATGATGTGAGGGCTCTGTTCTATGTCTGGACGAGATGTGGGAGCACTTCCTTTGACCTCAACCTGCAAAGTACCCAGAGCATCGCACCGTCCGCAAAGTCATAGAGCCTGTATAAATCAGACTCTGTCAGCAGCATGTGTGTGGTCCTTTCCCTCATGTCGGACGCCCTGTCATGCTCCCTTGTGATTCCGGAGCCTGAGCGTAATCGATCTGGATGGCGGAGATCTTCTTCAAGGGAGTAGGCAAGCTCAGGGAGAGGTATTGCTTGCTCTATCATGAAGCCGATATGTAAGAATGTGTCCGAACCAGAATGTCTGTTCCGGCATCTGTACTGTTGCGACGCGATCGTCACAGCGCAGATGAGCTTCGGTAAGTTCACGCCATAATGTCACGGCTGCCACGAATCTCGTTCGCTGCGGTTGAATAATGAAAAGCCCCTGCGCCGAATCGGGCACAGGGGCTTTTCATGGTGGAGATACGGTTTAGTACCATCCTGAGGATTCTGAATGAGACCAGGCTCCGCAAGGATTCGTATAGCGTCCTGCGATGTAGCCGAGGCCCCAGGTGATCTGAGTCGATGCATTGGTGGCCCAATCAGATCCTGCGGAAGCCATCTTGCTTCCTGAAAGTGCCTGAGGGATGCCATACGCGCCCGAAGGATTCTCCGCAGTGGTGCTCCAGCCAGATTCACGATTCCAGAGCTGCACGAGGCAGGTGAAGTCGCTTTCGCTCCATCCACGCGCCAGAACCTGAGTGTGCGCGATGCTCTGTGCCGTTCCGACAGGCGTCGTGGAAGTCGAGGAAACCGAGGTCGTTGATGTCGAAGAAGAGCTTGAAGAGCTTGACGAGCTTGAGCTCGAAGATGAGGACTCGACCTTGCCGGTACCAATGAGAATGACCTTGTTGACAGGTGCATTCTTAACGTATGACGCGAAGATATTGCTGGAGGAATTCTTTCCGCCCACCTTGGTTATCAGGCTGGTGGTTTCCATGATTCCGGCTTTTCCTTCGGTCTTGACCTTAGTCGTTCCTGCAGGAATGCTGTCTGTCTTCTCTTCGATGGTGTTGAATGGAATCTGTGTCTGCGACGACTGAATCTCACTGTTGGAGCGGGATATTTGGATGACTGTCGATTCAGTGACCTTGGTGTTCAATCCTGGAGCGACCGTGTCGTCCGGTTCAAGAGTGATGTCGCCCGCATCGAGAACCGATTTCACCGTAGTGAAGTTATCTCCGAGAATGAGCTTGGACTTTCCATTGATGACGACCTTGACATACGACGTATCAGTGGAAGATCCTCCCTGGCCTTCGTTGATGGCCTTGCGCACGGAATCCCTCGAGACCTCAAGCCCCTGCATCTGGGTCGCCGAATAAGAAGTTACCTGCGTTTTTGCCTGAGCTTCCGGCGCACTGTAGAAACCGCGTGACACAATGCCAGCGGTGCCAGCCAGAATGAGTGCCGCGGCTCCTGCAATAAGCCTGGTTCGTTGTCTCTTGGTCAAGACCTTGAACACGGAAACCCGTTCTCTGCGATGGCTTACCATCTTTCTCCTCTGTCTTCGACTACAGATCCTCAGCTGCTTGAAGCCCTCATATCTCCCGTATCAGGCCACGGTGAGTTCACGCCCCGCGCTGGGCGGAACATCCACTATGCAATGCCGCTGGTGCTTACACAATTCCAACATCATAGCGCAGGCATGTTATTTTTGCATATAAAAGTGTGTTGCAATGGATTCATGCAGCAATGCACGAACGCGAGGGACGGACACGGCGAAGGCCGTCAGCCCAGTCATACTGCGATCGCTGCAGACCTCTGCCTTCCTGCCGGTCAGATCTGCACTGATACCCTGCACTGAAGATTTGCCCTGACGCTCTTGCCTACCCTGGCTGCTTACTTCTCAGAGGAGGAAACGTCCGCTTTCTTGGCCTGATCGATCAGACTGTTCAAATCAGCTGAGCGCAACGCACCTGCCTGCTTGAAGATTATCTGACCGTTCTTGGTGACCATAAGCGTCGGCACTGCCTGAATGTCGGCCGCAGCGGCCAACTCCTGATTCTGATCGATGTCCACCTTGCCGAAGGTGATTTCCGGATGCGTTTCCGATGCCTTCTCGAAAATAGGGCCGAATGCCTTGCATGGTCGGCACCAGGTCGCCCAGAAGTCAACGAAGACGAGTTCGTTGTCGTTGATCGTATGTTCGAAGTTCTGTGAAGTCACTGTCTGCGTTGCCATCGTCATTGCCTTTCATCTGCGGTACTCCTCCGCATGCTTAGTCTCACACTCTAACAAGTGCCAACATGAAGAACAATCTAGCTCACCCTCGGCTTATACGCTCTAGGCTCATTGGAGCAGATGCATGGCCGATCCACATGGCTTTGGTCATGCGTTGTACAGATAATGGTCGGTATGCCAGTGCTACATGATGAAATTCCCGATGACGATGACTTTGACGCCGATCGTAAGCGGGGTGCGTTCGACCACATCACGCCAGAGGACTTTGTGAGTGGGTCAGACAATCCTCCAGGCTGGCTTGGCAGTGCTGACATCGATCGTGCCAGGCATCAGATCCCCATCGCATATGTTGAGATCGTGCCGGTGAGAACCGATGACTTCGGCCAAATCGAGCAGGTTGGCTCGCTGCTGCGCATGTGCGAGGATGGCGCCATCGAGCGCACGCTCATCACCGGCAGGGTGCTTTTCCACGAGTCTCTGCGCGAGGCGATTGCCAGGAATGTTGCCAAGGACTTGGGAGAGCTTGCGCTGCCTTTGATTCCCGTGAGTCTGCAACCATTTACGATTGCGGAGTTCTTCCCGACTCCCGGCGTCTCCGAGTTCTACGATGCGCGTCAGCATGCGATTGCGCTATGCTACGTCGTCGCGATCGCAGGGGACTGCAAGCCGCGAGACGAGACTCTGGACGTCGAATGGGTGGAACCGTCCAACGTCCTTCTCGACCAGTTCATCAGCCAGATGCCGAATGGCCACGGCACCATAGTGCGTCAGGCATTGTCCTGGGCCGGAACGCATTCGTGACCCCCGCGTGCCCTGCTGATTCGCGACTGGAAACGATTCAGAACATGATTCTGGCCTAGGATGGCAGTGAGACGCAGGACGGGTGTGATTCGCGACCCTTCGTGACCGCTCGTGACCGTTCGCGAACGTTCGTGACTGCCGCAAAAGATAAGACTTCTTGCTGATTGCAGGATGGGAGTACCAAATATGACAATGCACATAGGCAACACCACGTATCGCGATGGCTTCGGCATCCCGCTCGTGCTGGTCCATGCCTTTCCCATCGATCATCGCATGTGGGATGAATGCGCGAAAACCGTCTGCGATCTGTCGGCGCTCAATGACATTCCTCCTTTTCCTGTCTTTGCCCCAGAGATGCCGGGAGCCGGCTCGAGTGGAATACCTGCTATGGCCGACACGGGTCCGGTCGATGCGGACGGAGCATACCCTCAGGCCTTGGAGCGAATGACGGAAGGATACGCGTCCCTGCTGAAGTCGCTGGGATATGACAGGGCCATCTGGGTAGGACTGTCCATGGGCGGATACGTCGCATTGATGATGCAGAAA
Protein-coding sequences here:
- the pstS gene encoding phosphate ABC transporter substrate-binding protein PstS — protein: MRNNALIRSVAALSGFAMLAALAACGDNTSATSSSSASTSAAASISGEFAGAGASSQQSAVEAWIAGFADKQPDAKISYDPSGSGAGVSTFLTGSTVWAGSDAAMTSDQVSQSKSVCATGTAFDVPVYISPIAIVYNLKSAGLNGTSKHLKLDGETIAKIFDGKITKWNDSAIAKMNPNVTLPDLAITVVHRSDKSGTTKNFVSYIKDTASSAWSYEVGENWPNNVGQGAKGTSGVITTVNQAEGTIGYADASQAGSLGTAAVKVGDEYVPYSADAAAKVVDASPKDDTATQANRVVIKIDHNTTESGAYPVVLVSYDIACPAYKDTKNAEFVKQWLTYVVSKDGQKTAADSAGSAPMSASLRAEVMKSVNAIKTK
- the pstC gene encoding phosphate ABC transporter permease subunit PstC, giving the protein MSSQTTVTRNTTSGKSGDKVFKGLAYGAGIMILVALAAVTLFLIVRAMPLLTGDQKANEETIVSFTGGQAHNFLQYVGPLVFGTILISALALLLAFPISVGIALFISHYAPRRLSTALSYVVDLLAAIPSVIYGLWGGIVLVPHITGFWQWVAKYLGWIPLFKGPAADPSRTVATVSVVLAVMILPIITSVSRDIFLQAPRLQQEAALAMGATKWEMIKLAVLPFGRSGIISASMLGLGRALGETMAVLMILSPGMSYSFKLLQASQNQSIAANIASQFPEANDLGVSTLIATGLVLFLITFLVNFIARKITEKARV
- the pstA gene encoding phosphate ABC transporter permease PstA, producing the protein MMSQSHTSIDFDKFKPTRSYLAARKRKDWMMRVLILLAFVVALIPLISVLWTTISSGITRLNLNFLSYNMSGVVGGNATPSGGYGGIVHAIIGTLLVTLGSMVISIPLGLMCAVYLVEYSHNGGLARAIGLLVDVMSGIPSIVAGLFAYSLFNTLVGPGTVNGFVGSVALSLLMIPTVVKTSEEMLKIVPNDLREAAYALGVTKQRTITKIVLRTALPGIVSGVILAIARVIGETAPLLIAAGFISTTNLNLFSGRMTTLPVYVYQEYSQGLATCSATALQATPPCLPEIRMERAWAAALVLIIIVLLLNLVGRLVARLFAVKTEN
- the pstB gene encoding phosphate ABC transporter ATP-binding protein PstB, whose translation is MGQRIDVNHLNVYYGKFLAVEDVNMAIEPNKVTAFIGPSGCGKSTVLRTLDRMHEIIPGAYVKGEVLLEGQNLYAQDIDPVSVRRDIGMVFQRPNPFPTMSIRDNVLAGVRLNNRRLKQSDADDLVEWALRGANLWEEVKDRLGNPGIGLSGGQQQRLCIARAVAVHPQVLLMDEPCSALDPISTLAVEDLINELKKDYTIVIVTHNMQQAARVSDYTAFFNLRAVGEPGHLVEMNDTTKIFSNPEEKDTERYISGRFG
- a CDS encoding NCS2 family permease, giving the protein MDKFFKLKENGTSVSTEVVAGITTFFAMAYIIAVNPEVLSKTGMPWGAVFLATIIASIIGTLVMGLVANVPYALAPGMGLNAFFTFTVVKGLGFTWQETLSMVFICGLINIIITATKIRKLIIKSIPPMLQHAIGGGIGIFIAYVGLLNVGIIKFSPDKTAPALANPALTVFNTSTTVLFLIGLLLAIFFLVFKFKGRLSFINKGGFVIAIALTSIIGIPMGVTTMSAATNLGQSFSELPQTFLAIFTHAGFGSLFSDPAKLPIVIITIFAFSLSDTFDTIGTFVGTGRRSGIFSQADEEALENGSGFSSKMDKALFADATATSVGALIGTSNTTTYVESAAGIAAGGRTGLTSVVVSICFALSAFLAPVVSAIPSAATAPVLVLVGCMMMSSFREIKWDDITEAIPAFFTSVFMAFAYSISYGIAAGFLVYCLTMTFKRKAKEVNIVIWIVALLFVLDFVLQAVL
- a CDS encoding G5 domain-containing protein → MVSHRRERVSVFKVLTKRQRTRLIAGAAALILAGTAGIVSRGFYSAPEAQAKTQVTSYSATQMQGLEVSRDSVRKAINEGQGGSSTDTSYVKVVINGKSKLILGDNFTTVKSVLDAGDITLEPDDTVAPGLNTKVTESTVIQISRSNSEIQSSQTQIPFNTIEEKTDSIPAGTTKVKTEGKAGIMETTSLITKVGGKNSSSNIFASYVKNAPVNKVILIGTGKVESSSSSSSSSSSSSSSSTSTTSVSSTSTTPVGTAQSIAHTQVLARGWSESDFTCLVQLWNRESGWSTTAENPSGAYGIPQALSGSKMASAGSDWATNASTQITWGLGYIAGRYTNPCGAWSHSESSGWY
- the trxA gene encoding thioredoxin, with the translated sequence MATQTVTSQNFEHTINDNELVFVDFWATWCRPCKAFGPIFEKASETHPEITFGKVDIDQNQELAAAADIQAVPTLMVTKNGQIIFKQAGALRSADLNSLIDQAKKADVSSSEK
- a CDS encoding NUDIX hydrolase family protein, coding for MPVLHDEIPDDDDFDADRKRGAFDHITPEDFVSGSDNPPGWLGSADIDRARHQIPIAYVEIVPVRTDDFGQIEQVGSLLRMCEDGAIERTLITGRVLFHESLREAIARNVAKDLGELALPLIPVSLQPFTIAEFFPTPGVSEFYDARQHAIALCYVVAIAGDCKPRDETLDVEWVEPSNVLLDQFISQMPNGHGTIVRQALSWAGTHS